One window of the Runella slithyformis DSM 19594 genome contains the following:
- a CDS encoding OsmC family protein, producing the protein MPTVQTTYLGDLRTQATHLQSGTTIITDAPTDNNGRGEAFSPTDLVAAALGSCMMTIMGIVARRDGIDLKGSQMEIIKGMSAEPPRRIAKVEVKLSMLTETELSDAEKAKLERAAYTCPVALSLHPDIEQAITFEWNVGVEG; encoded by the coding sequence ATGCCTACCGTTCAAACAACGTACCTCGGTGACCTGCGCACCCAAGCCACTCATTTACAGTCCGGCACAACGATCATTACGGATGCACCCACCGACAATAACGGTCGTGGGGAGGCGTTTTCTCCCACCGACCTCGTAGCAGCGGCATTGGGTAGCTGTATGATGACTATTATGGGCATTGTGGCCCGTCGTGACGGCATAGATTTGAAAGGTTCGCAAATGGAGATCATCAAGGGAATGTCAGCGGAGCCGCCCCGCAGAATTGCCAAAGTAGAGGTCAAACTTTCCATGTTGACCGAGACCGAACTCAGCGACGCAGAAAAAGCAAAATTGGAGCGCGCAGCCTATACCTGTCCGGTGGCGTTGAGCCTGCATCCTGACATTGAGCAGGCCATCACCTTTGAGTGGAATGTGGGAGTGGAAGGTTAG
- a CDS encoding BaiN/RdsA family NAD(P)/FAD-dependent oxidoreductase, with protein MQPLQLIVIGGGAAGFMGAITAAETNPGASVILLEKNKTLLNKVRISGGGRCNVTNAVATVPELVKGYPRGAKFLRPLFEIFNNQHTVEWFERRGVALKTEPDGRMFPVTNTSDTIVDCLMKTALKAGVQIRTSAGVSQLKPGGAGIEVVLQSGEILHADRVLVTSGGHPQLNGYAWLAELGVGIVEPVPSLFTFNVPVLPFKDLMGVSVSGVGVKLAGSKLAETGPLLFTHWGVSGPAVLKLSAWGARELSDKNYQFVSLINFTNKKPNEILQQLTDFQRDSGWRAKFVPTQAPFGLPQRLWKQLVELANIPDTMRWADVPAKNMNRLVEHLTNFQLDVRGKTTFKEEFVTCGGVALTDVHPKTLESRRVPGLYFAGEVLDIDGITGGYNFQAAWTTAYVAGSQLGIPVEQVSLA; from the coding sequence GTGCAACCACTTCAACTCATTGTCATCGGCGGCGGAGCGGCGGGATTTATGGGCGCCATTACGGCAGCCGAAACGAACCCCGGGGCTTCCGTTATTTTGCTGGAAAAAAACAAAACATTACTCAATAAGGTACGCATCTCGGGCGGCGGTCGCTGCAATGTTACCAATGCCGTGGCTACCGTTCCGGAATTAGTGAAAGGCTATCCGCGCGGAGCCAAATTCCTGCGCCCCTTGTTTGAGATATTCAATAATCAACACACCGTTGAGTGGTTTGAGCGTCGGGGGGTGGCGCTTAAGACCGAACCCGACGGAAGGATGTTTCCCGTTACCAACACGTCCGACACGATCGTCGATTGCCTGATGAAGACGGCTTTGAAAGCGGGGGTGCAGATTCGTACGAGTGCGGGCGTGAGCCAATTAAAGCCGGGAGGGGCGGGCATAGAGGTGGTACTCCAATCGGGGGAAATCCTGCACGCCGACCGCGTGTTGGTCACTTCGGGCGGGCATCCGCAACTGAACGGCTATGCGTGGCTGGCGGAGTTGGGGGTAGGGATCGTTGAACCCGTTCCTTCTTTGTTTACGTTTAATGTACCCGTGCTGCCTTTCAAAGACCTGATGGGCGTTTCGGTCAGCGGCGTTGGGGTGAAATTGGCGGGCAGCAAATTGGCCGAAACGGGCCCGTTGCTTTTTACGCATTGGGGGGTAAGCGGTCCGGCGGTACTGAAACTTTCGGCATGGGGCGCGCGCGAATTGTCCGACAAAAATTATCAGTTTGTTTCGCTGATCAACTTTACCAATAAAAAACCGAATGAGATCCTCCAACAACTGACCGATTTTCAGCGGGATTCGGGTTGGAGAGCCAAATTTGTGCCTACCCAGGCTCCTTTCGGATTGCCCCAACGGCTGTGGAAACAGCTGGTTGAGCTGGCCAACATACCCGATACCATGCGTTGGGCGGATGTACCCGCCAAAAATATGAACCGACTGGTGGAACATTTGACCAATTTTCAGTTGGATGTCCGTGGCAAAACGACTTTTAAGGAAGAGTTTGTCACCTGCGGCGGTGTGGCGTTGACGGACGTACATCCCAAAACGCTCGAAAGCAGGCGCGTGCCGGGGCTGTATTTTGCGGGCGAGGTATTGGATATTGACGGTATCACGGGAGGTTATAATTTTCAGGCGGCCTGGACCACCGCATACGTGGCAGGCAGCCAATTAGGGATCCCTGTTGAGCAGGTATCTTTGGCATAA
- a CDS encoding N-acetylmuramoyl-L-alanine amidase-like domain-containing protein: MRKNAVLALLFWSLWANPSVAQNESVFAEKMRLPSQSTAAATALSIAESFLGSPYVAHTLEQRPEVLVCNLQTFDCYTFVESVLALTLTYRASKTYAAYRDFLQKLRYRNGVPDGYGSRLHYFLEWKHQAVAKGWLTDLSASLGGVKIQPAIHFMTSHQNLYPALTDTQVVAEIYRAEKRLSETPWYFIPKNKVAALESQLQNGDIIGITSGIGGLDFNHEGFVVRRGTRAYLLHASSDLKKVTLSAEPLADYLAKIKKHSGIVVLRINNP; the protein is encoded by the coding sequence ATGCGAAAGAACGCAGTGCTTGCTTTGTTGTTTTGGAGCCTTTGGGCCAACCCCTCGGTTGCTCAAAATGAGTCCGTATTTGCCGAAAAGATGCGGTTGCCTTCCCAAAGCACTGCTGCCGCAACGGCGCTGAGCATAGCCGAAAGCTTTTTGGGAAGCCCATACGTGGCGCATACGCTCGAGCAGCGCCCTGAAGTACTTGTCTGTAACTTACAGACCTTCGATTGCTACACCTTCGTGGAGTCGGTGCTGGCGCTGACTCTGACGTACCGGGCGTCTAAAACCTACGCAGCATACCGCGATTTTCTGCAAAAGCTGCGCTATCGAAACGGAGTGCCTGATGGGTATGGCTCTCGGCTGCATTATTTTCTGGAATGGAAACATCAGGCGGTGGCAAAGGGCTGGCTCACCGACTTATCGGCGTCATTGGGCGGGGTTAAAATTCAACCTGCCATTCATTTTATGACGAGTCACCAAAACCTGTATCCTGCCCTGACGGATACGCAAGTCGTGGCGGAGATTTACCGGGCAGAAAAACGCCTTTCGGAGACTCCATGGTATTTTATTCCAAAAAACAAAGTAGCCGCCCTGGAGTCCCAATTGCAGAATGGCGATATCATCGGCATCACATCGGGTATTGGGGGGTTGGATTTTAACCACGAAGGTTTTGTGGTACGAAGGGGAACCCGGGCGTATTTGCTGCACGCTTCTTCTGACCTGAAAAAAGTAACCCTGTCTGCCGAGCCTTTGGCGGACTATCTTGCCAAGATTAAAAAACACAGCGGAATCGTGGTCTTGCGCATCAACAATCCGTAA
- a CDS encoding C40 family peptidase — MRFRLRSGSIPKYCCFFLLYSLCMSSCAVFRTSESPSRSTGSRPAAKAPASKRPLAVKPKGSYTHYVHDIVRTARSFTGTPYRSGGNDRRGIDCSGLVASVYTEVGLKVPRISWQQAEFGTEVEEVNDIKAGDWIFYVPDAGKAGYVSHVGIVTEVKGKSEILFIHASSSKGVREDNLYSKYFKNRFVKAMRPF; from the coding sequence ATGCGCTTTCGTCTACGCTCCGGGTCTATTCCCAAATACTGCTGCTTTTTCCTGCTCTACAGCCTGTGTATGAGTTCATGCGCGGTTTTCAGAACATCGGAATCCCCTTCCCGTTCGACAGGTTCCCGCCCTGCGGCCAAGGCGCCGGCCTCGAAGCGGCCGTTGGCGGTCAAACCCAAAGGCTCCTATACCCATTACGTGCATGACATTGTGCGTACTGCCCGAAGCTTTACCGGAACGCCCTATCGCAGCGGTGGCAACGATCGGCGCGGCATTGACTGCTCAGGATTAGTGGCCAGCGTGTACACGGAAGTAGGCCTGAAAGTGCCCCGTATTTCGTGGCAACAGGCTGAATTCGGCACCGAAGTGGAAGAAGTGAATGACATCAAAGCCGGCGATTGGATCTTTTACGTTCCCGATGCCGGCAAAGCCGGTTACGTCTCGCATGTCGGCATTGTAACGGAAGTAAAAGGCAAAAGTGAGATCCTGTTCATCCATGCCTCATCGTCCAAAGGCGTTCGGGAAGACAATCTCTATTCTAAGTACTTCAAAAACCGCTTTGTTAAGGCCATGCGGCCTTTTTGA
- a CDS encoding DNA/RNA non-specific endonuclease translates to MHRKGLRWGNTLYLLFFFIVIGLVLHYRGRTKPLVAFWNDVKSVFIYDKKPQDRGDNPYRNPEPDDVAVDDRTEDMASDDRSLLEKEGLEKRTDETTREEAEDNTPSTSTPSDFWKVKDFHLPAIGSNDQIIRHSRITLRYREQYEQADWVAYKLTDEEASAYLSRDGNKFVPDPLVTTGSAITSDYTRSGYDRGHLAPAGDFNLTPADKQETFYMSNISPQVPDFNRGIWNDLEQKFRQWAQRDGELYIVTGPVLKPGLPTIGNKNEIAVPERYYKIALCLTDAQPRMIGFVLNNEFSSENLKTFVVSVDEIEQMTGIDFFPRLPDAIEKKLESANTTKGWFSARN, encoded by the coding sequence ATGCACCGCAAAGGTTTACGCTGGGGAAATACCCTCTATTTACTCTTCTTTTTTATTGTTATTGGCCTTGTCTTACATTATCGCGGTCGCACAAAACCGCTCGTTGCCTTCTGGAACGATGTAAAAAGTGTGTTTATCTACGATAAAAAACCGCAGGATCGCGGAGATAACCCTTATCGCAATCCCGAACCCGACGATGTCGCCGTAGATGACCGAACCGAGGATATGGCCTCCGACGACCGTAGCCTGTTGGAAAAAGAAGGGCTGGAAAAACGAACCGATGAAACAACCCGGGAAGAAGCGGAAGACAATACTCCTTCGACTTCCACCCCTTCCGACTTTTGGAAAGTAAAGGATTTTCACCTGCCGGCCATTGGCTCCAATGACCAGATCATCCGCCACAGCCGGATTACCCTTCGTTACCGCGAACAATACGAGCAGGCCGATTGGGTAGCGTATAAGCTGACCGACGAAGAGGCAAGCGCCTACCTCTCCCGCGACGGAAATAAGTTTGTGCCGGACCCGCTCGTCACAACCGGCTCGGCCATCACCTCCGACTATACCCGTTCGGGATACGATCGCGGTCACCTGGCCCCTGCCGGTGATTTCAATCTCACTCCCGCCGACAAACAGGAAACATTTTACATGAGCAACATCAGCCCACAAGTGCCTGATTTTAATCGCGGTATCTGGAATGACCTGGAGCAGAAGTTCCGTCAGTGGGCCCAGCGTGACGGGGAATTATACATCGTGACCGGCCCTGTGTTGAAGCCGGGACTGCCTACCATCGGCAACAAAAATGAGATCGCGGTTCCGGAGCGCTATTATAAGATCGCCCTCTGCCTCACCGACGCTCAACCTCGAATGATCGGGTTTGTGCTCAACAACGAATTTTCGAGTGAAAACTTAAAAACGTTTGTGGTGAGCGTCGATGAAATTGAGCAAATGACGGGCATTGACTTTTTTCCGCGTTTGCCGGATGCCATTGAGAAGAAACTCGAAAGCGCCAATACCACCAAAGGATGGTTTTCGGCCAGAAACTAG
- a CDS encoding thioredoxin domain-containing protein → MSNRLINETSPYLLQHAHNPVDWYPWGEEALTKARTENKPIIVSIGYSACHWCHVMERESFEKEQVAAVMNADFVCIKVDREERPDVDAIYMDAIHAMGARGGWPLNVFLLPDAKPFYGVTYLPAQNWVQLLGSVKNAFVNHHEELVKSAEGFTDNMLIKETDKYNLHATSPQGDEADRAEASPAPTLDDLHEMFEKIKGHFDTEKGGMDRAPKFPMPSIYKFLLRYYALTQNPEALRHIELSLNRIALGGIYDHVGGGWARYSVDDEWFIPHFEKMLYDNGQLLSIYSEAYTLTKNELYKSRVYETIDWLEREMTSTEGGFYSALDADSEGVEGKFYVWTQAELRSVLGDDFEWFSKLYNIRASGNWEHGYNHLHLTTISFVPETVEKSQWRVGPPLNYLMKGLFEKNSTYQAALQKLFVARESRIRPGLDDKILASWNGLMLKGLTDAYRAFGEEKFKTLALQSAHFLKDKMTAPNHQLWHSYKNGKASIVGFLEDYAAVVDGYLGLYQATFEEQWLDEALKLTAYAIENLYDPEEELFYFTDANAEELIARKKEIFDNVIPASNSLMAHNLFTLGTLFDYPDYVKLSDWMLAKMRNALLTDVQWGTNWAALYALRAQPTAEIAIVGEEADVFRQELESWYVPNKILVGAKTASELPLLQDRFALKGQTTVYVCFNKTCQLPVHSLEDVRKQLTYINE, encoded by the coding sequence ATGTCAAATCGCCTCATAAACGAAACGTCCCCGTATTTGCTTCAACATGCCCACAATCCCGTCGATTGGTATCCGTGGGGAGAAGAAGCCCTGACCAAGGCCCGCACCGAAAATAAGCCCATCATCGTGAGTATCGGCTATTCGGCCTGTCATTGGTGCCACGTGATGGAGCGCGAAAGCTTTGAAAAAGAGCAGGTGGCAGCCGTCATGAATGCCGATTTTGTGTGTATTAAAGTAGACCGCGAGGAGCGTCCCGACGTAGATGCCATCTACATGGATGCCATTCATGCCATGGGCGCGCGAGGCGGTTGGCCGCTTAACGTGTTTTTGTTGCCTGACGCCAAGCCTTTTTACGGAGTTACGTATCTGCCCGCCCAAAACTGGGTACAGCTGCTGGGCAGTGTCAAAAATGCTTTTGTCAATCATCACGAGGAGTTGGTAAAGTCGGCCGAAGGTTTTACGGACAACATGCTTATCAAAGAAACTGATAAATACAACCTCCATGCTACGTCTCCCCAAGGTGATGAAGCGGATAGGGCAGAGGCAAGCCCTGCCCCTACGTTGGATGATTTACATGAAATGTTTGAAAAGATCAAAGGGCATTTTGATACGGAAAAAGGAGGCATGGACCGGGCGCCTAAGTTTCCGATGCCTTCCATCTATAAATTTTTGCTGCGCTATTATGCCCTTACGCAAAACCCCGAAGCACTGCGCCACATCGAACTGTCGCTCAATCGCATTGCGCTGGGCGGCATTTACGACCACGTGGGTGGAGGATGGGCGCGTTATTCGGTGGACGATGAATGGTTTATTCCGCACTTCGAAAAAATGCTTTACGACAACGGCCAATTGTTAAGTATCTATTCGGAAGCTTATACGTTGACAAAAAACGAACTCTACAAAAGCCGCGTTTACGAAACAATTGATTGGCTCGAACGTGAAATGACAAGTACCGAAGGGGGCTTTTATTCTGCTTTAGATGCTGACAGTGAGGGAGTGGAAGGGAAATTCTATGTCTGGACTCAGGCGGAGTTGAGGTCAGTATTGGGAGATGATTTTGAATGGTTTTCTAAATTATATAACATCAGAGCCTCCGGAAACTGGGAGCATGGGTATAACCATTTGCATTTGACAACAATAAGTTTCGTCCCGGAAACAGTTGAAAAATCGCAATGGCGGGTAGGGCCGCCTTTAAATTATTTAATGAAGGGCCTGTTTGAGAAAAATTCAACGTATCAAGCCGCGCTTCAAAAACTTTTCGTCGCCCGGGAAAGCCGCATTCGCCCCGGGTTGGATGATAAAATACTGGCTTCGTGGAATGGGTTGATGCTGAAAGGGTTGACGGATGCGTATCGGGCGTTTGGGGAAGAAAAGTTTAAAACGTTAGCGTTACAGAGTGCACATTTCTTAAAAGATAAAATGACCGCTCCCAATCATCAGTTGTGGCACAGTTACAAAAACGGGAAGGCGAGTATTGTCGGATTTCTGGAGGATTATGCGGCGGTCGTTGACGGTTATTTGGGACTGTACCAGGCTACTTTTGAGGAACAGTGGCTCGATGAAGCGCTGAAACTAACGGCCTATGCCATCGAAAATCTGTACGATCCCGAAGAAGAGCTTTTTTACTTTACGGATGCCAATGCCGAAGAGCTGATTGCGCGGAAAAAAGAAATTTTTGACAACGTCATTCCTGCTTCCAATTCCCTCATGGCACATAATCTGTTTACACTGGGTACCCTTTTTGATTATCCGGACTACGTAAAACTGTCGGATTGGATGTTGGCCAAAATGCGGAATGCGTTGCTCACTGACGTACAGTGGGGAACGAATTGGGCCGCTTTATACGCCCTGCGCGCTCAGCCGACGGCCGAAATTGCCATTGTGGGGGAGGAAGCAGATGTCTTTCGGCAAGAGTTGGAAAGTTGGTATGTACCCAATAAAATCCTGGTTGGAGCAAAAACTGCCTCGGAATTGCCCCTTTTGCAGGACCGATTTGCGTTAAAAGGCCAAACCACAGTCTATGTTTGTTTCAACAAAACCTGTCAATTGCCGGTTCATAGCTTGGAAGATGTCCGGAAGCAGCTCACATATATCAACGAATAA
- the lipA gene encoding lipoyl synthase, which translates to MIELPVITSERKKRPDWLRVKLPVGPEYKKVRTIVDTNKLHTICESGNCPNMGECWGEGTATFMILGNVCTRSCSFCAVATGRPNEYDVDEPRRVAEAIKTMGVKHAVITSVNRDELKDRGAEIWHQTVVLTKELSPSTTIETLIPDTKSNWEALERMISAGQEVVSHNVETVARLYRAVRPQAKFERSLEQIRRTKDFGKRTKSGIMLGLGETQDEMFRAMDDLVAHGLDILTLGQYLQPTKMHHEVIEWIHPDTFAMYREEGLKRGLKYVESGPLVRSSYHSERHVNVPI; encoded by the coding sequence ATGATAGAACTTCCCGTGATAACTTCGGAGCGCAAAAAACGCCCCGATTGGCTGAGAGTAAAATTACCCGTAGGTCCTGAGTACAAAAAAGTAAGGACCATTGTCGATACCAACAAACTTCACACGATCTGCGAAAGCGGCAATTGTCCCAACATGGGTGAATGCTGGGGAGAAGGCACTGCCACCTTCATGATTTTGGGCAATGTCTGTACCCGAAGTTGCAGTTTTTGTGCCGTCGCCACGGGGCGTCCCAACGAGTACGATGTCGATGAGCCGCGCCGCGTGGCAGAAGCCATCAAAACGATGGGCGTTAAACACGCGGTCATTACCTCCGTAAACCGTGACGAACTCAAAGACCGGGGTGCCGAAATCTGGCACCAAACCGTGGTACTGACCAAGGAATTAAGCCCTTCCACTACGATAGAAACCCTGATTCCCGATACCAAAAGCAATTGGGAAGCCCTCGAACGCATGATTTCGGCCGGACAGGAAGTGGTCTCTCACAATGTAGAAACGGTCGCGAGACTGTACCGCGCGGTACGTCCGCAGGCCAAATTCGAACGCAGCCTGGAGCAGATCCGCCGCACCAAAGACTTTGGCAAACGTACCAAATCGGGCATAATGCTGGGATTGGGCGAAACACAGGACGAAATGTTTCGTGCCATGGACGATCTGGTGGCGCACGGTCTCGACATTCTGACCTTGGGTCAATACCTTCAGCCGACCAAAATGCACCACGAGGTCATTGAGTGGATCCACCCCGACACCTTTGCCATGTACCGCGAAGAAGGACTGAAACGCGGCCTCAAATACGTAGAGTCCGGTCCGTTGGTGCGTTCAAGCTACCACTCTGAGCGCCATGTGAATGTGCCGATTTAA
- a CDS encoding cysteine peptidase family C39 domain-containing protein, whose protein sequence is MKKQTQIKQHDITDCGAACLASVAAHYRLRMPIARIRQYANTDKRGTNVLGMIEAATKLGFQAKGVKGTPESLAKIPKPAIAHVSLDSLSLTGERAGDRGSSGVGLLHYVVIYDVTDKHINVMDSADGKFSKKTHEEFLKIWTGVFVLLLPNEDFKEGNEKVAVASRFWQLIRPHRSVMLEALFGAIVYTVLGLATSIYVQKIVDNVLVEGNR, encoded by the coding sequence ATGAAAAAACAAACACAAATTAAACAACACGATATTACCGACTGCGGAGCTGCCTGTTTGGCCTCCGTAGCGGCACATTACCGATTACGAATGCCCATTGCTCGGATACGTCAATATGCCAATACCGACAAAAGAGGTACGAATGTGTTGGGAATGATTGAAGCGGCTACGAAGCTGGGATTTCAGGCCAAAGGCGTAAAAGGCACACCCGAAAGCCTCGCCAAAATCCCTAAACCCGCCATCGCCCATGTTTCACTTGACTCCCTTTCCCTCACAGGGGAAAGGGCTGGGGATAGGGGTTCTTCAGGGGTGGGGTTATTACATTACGTGGTTATCTATGACGTTACCGACAAGCACATTAACGTGATGGACTCCGCTGATGGGAAGTTTTCAAAAAAAACGCATGAAGAGTTTTTAAAAATTTGGACGGGGGTATTTGTACTGTTACTTCCCAATGAAGATTTTAAAGAGGGAAACGAGAAAGTGGCCGTGGCAAGCCGTTTTTGGCAATTGATACGCCCACATCGGTCGGTCATGCTGGAAGCCCTTTTTGGGGCTATTGTTTACACTGTTTTAGGGCTTGCTACTTCTATCTATGTGCAAAAAATCGTGGACAATGTACTGGTAGAAGGCAACCGCTAA
- a CDS encoding HlyD family efflux transporter periplasmic adaptor subunit, with translation MGGKYEGSFVQAGEALGVLSPDSSLLVECYVKPSDMGLLKLNQQALFQMDALNYREWGWLGA, from the coding sequence GTGGGCGGCAAGTACGAGGGAAGTTTTGTACAAGCGGGAGAAGCCTTAGGGGTCCTGTCGCCTGATTCGAGTTTGTTGGTAGAATGTTATGTAAAACCGTCGGATATGGGGCTTTTAAAACTAAATCAACAGGCTCTTTTTCAAATGGATGCCCTCAACTATCGTGAGTGGGGCTGGCTAGGGGCGTAG
- a CDS encoding GNAT family N-acetyltransferase, translating into MIELITATEAHLPEIKRIAYETWPATFGAILSEKQIAYMLDWMYSIPSLTSQITEKKHVFLLAKDSEQFLGYASYELNYTGVPKTKIHKIYLLPASQGKGVGALLINRIGEIAAENENNALLLNVNRYNKAVGFYEKMGFSVVGNEDIDIGDGFLMEDFIMEKPL; encoded by the coding sequence ATGATTGAACTGATTACGGCCACCGAGGCGCATTTGCCCGAAATAAAACGCATTGCTTACGAGACCTGGCCTGCTACGTTTGGGGCCATTCTTTCGGAAAAACAGATCGCGTACATGCTTGACTGGATGTACAGTATTCCGTCGCTCACGAGTCAGATCACGGAAAAAAAACACGTGTTTTTGTTGGCAAAAGACTCGGAGCAATTTTTGGGATATGCGTCCTATGAACTGAATTACACGGGAGTCCCCAAAACGAAGATTCATAAAATCTATTTACTGCCTGCCAGTCAGGGCAAAGGAGTAGGGGCGTTGTTGATCAACCGAATCGGTGAAATTGCGGCAGAAAATGAGAATAACGCACTCCTGCTCAACGTCAATCGGTACAACAAAGCCGTTGGATTTTATGAAAAAATGGGGTTCAGCGTCGTAGGAAACGAAGACATTGACATCGGAGACGGTTTTCTGATGGAAGATTTTATCATGGAAAAACCGTTATGA
- a CDS encoding peptidase domain-containing ABC transporter, which produces MLRTIFHTGTRGLYIGNASWLITSVFTIILLWVGSGFVLDNELTPGELLSFYALIGYFTGPASGLIGMNKTLQDALIAADRLFEIMDLERETTENKLALTVNMLQNAQSAEIRFKEVSFRYGSRVTIFDKLNLRIPLGKITAVVGESGSGKSTLLSLLQNLYPLQEGNIYIGDYDIKYLDNASLRQLVSVVPQQIDLFAGTVIENIAMGEFEPDMKKLVFYCNLLGITDFIEKLPNGFQTMLGERGANLSGGQRQRLAIARALYRNPQILILDEATSALDSISEQFVQHTIQLLRQEGITVILIAHRMSTIKNADKIIVLQEGKLIEEGTHQELLNIAGHYKLLWEQQNGNTVALNYN; this is translated from the coding sequence TTGTTGCGTACTATTTTTCATACAGGTACACGCGGCCTCTATATTGGCAATGCTTCTTGGCTCATTACGAGTGTTTTTACCATTATTTTGCTGTGGGTTGGTTCAGGCTTTGTACTTGACAATGAACTTACTCCCGGAGAGTTACTGTCGTTCTATGCCTTGATAGGTTATTTTACCGGCCCTGCATCGGGACTGATAGGTATGAACAAAACCCTTCAAGACGCGCTTATTGCTGCCGACCGTTTGTTTGAAATTATGGATTTAGAGCGAGAGACGACCGAAAATAAACTTGCTTTAACGGTCAACATGCTACAAAATGCCCAATCTGCCGAGATTCGATTTAAGGAAGTTTCTTTTCGTTATGGTTCGCGGGTGACAATATTTGACAAACTCAATCTGCGGATTCCCCTGGGAAAAATTACGGCGGTGGTAGGTGAAAGCGGGAGCGGGAAATCAACCCTGTTGTCATTGCTCCAAAATCTATACCCTTTACAGGAAGGGAATATATACATTGGCGATTACGACATCAAATACCTTGACAATGCGAGTTTGCGCCAATTGGTAAGTGTAGTACCGCAACAAATAGACCTTTTTGCAGGAACGGTCATTGAGAATATTGCGATGGGGGAGTTTGAACCCGATATGAAAAAGCTTGTTTTTTACTGTAATTTATTGGGAATTACTGATTTTATCGAAAAATTACCTAACGGTTTCCAAACGATGTTGGGAGAACGAGGGGCAAACTTATCGGGCGGGCAACGACAACGGTTAGCCATTGCCCGCGCATTGTATCGTAATCCGCAAATTCTGATTCTTGATGAAGCTACATCAGCCTTGGATTCAATTTCGGAGCAGTTTGTACAGCACACGATTCAGTTGTTACGGCAGGAAGGTATCACAGTTATCTTGATAGCCCATCGTATGAGTACCATCAAAAATGCAGATAAAATTATTGTTCTTCAAGAAGGAAAGCTTATTGAAGAAGGGACACATCAAGAATTATTGAACATCGCAGGACATTACAAATTGCTTTGGGAACAGCAAAATGGAAATACAGTTGCTTTGAACTACAATTAA
- a CDS encoding Txe/YoeB family addiction module toxin produces MRKPTFTPQAWEEFLEWSKEDVKVLKKILELIDDATATPFTGLGKPEALKHNLRGCWSRRITQEHRLVYEVTDEFIVIIKCKYHY; encoded by the coding sequence ATGCGTAAGCCCACTTTTACGCCCCAAGCTTGGGAAGAGTTTTTGGAATGGTCGAAGGAAGATGTAAAAGTCCTCAAAAAAATTCTTGAACTCATTGATGATGCTACCGCCACTCCTTTTACGGGTCTGGGAAAGCCCGAAGCACTTAAACATAACCTAAGAGGCTGCTGGTCAAGGCGCATTACGCAGGAGCATCGTTTGGTATATGAAGTAACTGACGAGTTTATTGTCATTATCAAGTGCAAATATCATTATTGA